The following coding sequences lie in one Arachis hypogaea cultivar Tifrunner chromosome 4, arahy.Tifrunner.gnm2.J5K5, whole genome shotgun sequence genomic window:
- the LOC112798336 gene encoding uncharacterized protein: MAEKVENHSHRTLWWCNLMLNWRVGLLTAFVFVGMVVVWSFDGCTVRNIIEAWRYHQDSLSLRSHSHENSTFIPQFSFNQKNQTNVSNFDSYDNHVNITHSVSVELVCARNFSCVSEKLDKNGSSETPVVNQVQLGHYSSWISSELEPNLTSNLLARWLAPGGEPCRDSKTVGISVPGLDGGKNVIELSAGDVHEFVFRALDDSGKPRCLGGDYFETDLSGESWKSRPLVKDFNNGSYTISLQVHPDFEGLYNLTIILLYRHFEGLKFTPWRFVYDRVVLKVAIRFYNSSSQLPELETCKASDFDRDVWCGRWTRLGKNDDCQISNDGRYRCLAPNFPCKAPWCDGSLGILESNGWVYSAHCSFKMYSSKSAWNCIQNRWIFFWGDSNHVDTIRNMLNFVLDLPEIHAVPRRFDMNFSNPKDPSQKVRITSIFNGHWNETQNYLGLDSLRDEGFRRLVRKYFSEDTIPDTVILNSGLHDGVHWRNIRAFSAGADYAASFWADVVNKVRHRGLVPPRLFYRSTVATGGYARSLAFNPNKMEVFNGVFLEKLKEAGIVTGVIDNFDMTYPWHFDNRCNDGVHYGRAPLKMKWRDGQMGHLYFVDLVLVHVLLNAICAR, encoded by the coding sequence ATGGCGGAGAAAGTGGAGAATCATAGTCATAGAACACTGTGGTGGTGCAATCTAATGCTGAATTGGCGGGTTGGTTTGCTTACTgcttttgtttttgttggaaTGGTTGTGGTTTGGAGTTTTGATGGCTGCACTGTTAGGAACATCATTGAAGCTTGGAGGTATCATCAAGATTCTCTCTCTCTAAGGTCTCATTCCCATGAAAACTCCACTTTTATCCCCCAATTTAGTTTCAATCAAAAGAACCAAACCAATGTTAGCAACTTTGATTCCTATGATAATCATGTTAACATTACACACTCTGTGTCAGTGGAACTAGTTTGTGCTAGGAACTTTAGCTGTGTAtctgaaaagcttgataaaaatgGAAGTTCTGAAACCCCAGTGGTGAACCAAGTTCAATTAGGGCATTATTCAAGTTGGATTTCAAGTGAATTGGAGCCAAATTTGACTTCAAATCTTTTAGCTAGATGGTTAGCCCCTGGAGGGGAACCTTGTAGAGATTCTAAGACGGTGGGGATTTCGGTTCCTGGTTTGGATGGTGGGAAGAATGTGATAGAGCTATCAGCTGGAGATGTGCATGAATTCGTTTTTCGAGCATTGGATGATTCTGGGAAGCCTCGCTGTTTAGGTGGGGATTACTTTGAGACTGATCTTTCAGGGGAATCATGGAAATCTAGGCCTTTGGTGAAGGATTTCAACAATGGTTCTTATACAATTTCACTTCAGGTTCATCCAGATTTCGAAGGGCTTTACAATCTGACTATAATTCTGCTTTATAGACACTTTGAAGGTCTGAAATTCACTCCATGGAGATTTGTCTATGACCGTGTGGTTCTCAAAGTTGCAATTAGATTCTACAACAGCAGTTCTCAGTTACCAGAACTAGAGACTTGCAAAGCTTCCGATTTTGATAGGGATGTTTGGTGTGGAAGGTGGACAAGGCTTGGCAAGAATGATGATTGCCAAATCAGTAATGATGGTAGATATAGATGCTTAGCACCGAATTTTCCATGCAAAGCTCCATGGTGTGATGGTTCATTGGGGATCCTAGAGAGCAATGGTTGGGTTTACTCAGCACACTGTTCATTCAAGATGTATTCATCCAAGTCTGCTTGGAATTGCATACAGAATCGGTGGATTTTCTTCTGGGGTGATTCAAATCATGTTGACACGATAAGAAATATGCTCAATTTCGTTCTGGATTTGCCTGAAATACATGCTGTCCCTAGAAGATTTGATATGAATTTTTCGAACCCAAAAGATCCATCTCAAAAAGTTAGGATTACAAGCATTTTCAATGGTCACTGGAATGAAACACAGAACTATCTTGGATTGGATTCTCTAAGGGATGAAGGATTTCGAAGATTGGTGAGGAAGTACTTCTCAGAAGACACAATCCCAGACACTGTGATCCTCAACTCTGGCTTGCACGATGGCGTCCACTGGCGTAACATCAGAGCATTTTCTGCTGGTGCAGACTATGCAGCATCATTCTGGGCTGATGTTGTGAACAAAGTGAGGCATCGGGGGCTGGTGCCGCCGAGGCTCTTTTACCGGAGCACAGTGGCAACTGGCGGATATGCAAGATCACTAGCATTCAATCCTAACAAGATGGAGGTGTTCAACGGGGTATTCCTAGAGAAATTGAAAGAAGCAGGCATTGTAACCGGCGTGATTGATAACTTTGATATGACATATCCATGGCATTTTGATAATCGTTGCAACGATGGAGTTCACTATGGAAGGGCTCCTTTGAAGATGAAATGGCGAGATGGTCAAATGGGTCATCTGTATTTTGTAGATCTCGTGTTAGTTCATGTTCTGCTCAATGCAATATGTGCAAGGTAG